The Pangasianodon hypophthalmus isolate fPanHyp1 chromosome 13, fPanHyp1.pri, whole genome shotgun sequence genome includes a window with the following:
- the si:busm1-163l24.4 gene encoding E3 ubiquitin/ISG15 ligase TRIM25, with amino-acid sequence MSTLNDDKCEMAEVARKNQDPFSCPICLDPLDNPVTIPCGHNYCMACIEDYWNEDKQLESYSCPECRETFTPRPALNKNTMFAEVVEQFKKVRLQDASPCNRGPANVECSICTERKRQAVKFCPDCVESYCEAHTVRHEKANCGEKHIVVVISREPRMDICLRHNVPLEIYCRTDRQLICSLCFAESHRDHDAVSVAPISAERRDHKSSRMDTQHGNRHTSHKHGRRKHKRNRHGNGHGSRHRSSSRKTLHLKNSHEVSHECHGSNMIRHGHVVGDGHMKSKHRSRHGSWHMSSRHERNQH; translated from the coding sequence ATGAGCACATTGAATGATGATAAATGTGAAATGGCAGAGGTAGCTCGCAAGAACCAGGACCCTTTCAGCTGTCCTATCTGTTTGGACCCACTTGACAATCCGGTAACAATTCCATGTGGACATAACTACTGCATGGCTTGCATTGAGGATTACTGGAATGAGGACAAGCAATTGGAGTCCTACAGCTGTCCTGAGTGCAGGGAAACCTTCACACCGAGGCCTGCTCTTAACAAGAACACCATGTTTGCTGAGGTGGTAGAGCAATTTAAAAAGGTAAGACTACAGGATGCTTCACCCTGCAACCGTGGACCTGCAAACGTGGAATGTAGCATCTGCACTGAAAGAAAAAGGCAAGCTGTCAAATTCTGCCCAGACTGTGTCGAGTCATACTGCGAGGCTCATACAGTTAGGCATGAGAAAGCAAACTGTGGAGAGAAACACATTGTAGTAGTCATTAGCAGAGAGCCTCGAATGGATATCTGTCTCCGTCATAACGTCCCACTGGAGATATACTGTCGAACCGACCGGCAGTTAATCTGTTCTCTTTGCTTCGCTGAAAGCCATAGAGATCATGATGCGGTTTCAGTCGCGCCAATAAGCGCAGAAAGACGGGACCATAAAAGTTCCCGCATGGATACACAGCATGGGAACAGGCACACATCCCACAAGCATGGAAGGAGgaaacacaaaagaaacagGCATGGTAATGGACATGGGAGTAGACACAGAAGCAGCTCCAGAAAGACCTTGCATTTGAAAAACAGTCATGAAGTGAGTCATGAATGTCATGGGAGTAATATGATCAGGCATGGGCATGTTGTAGGAGATGGGCATATGAAGAGCAAACATAGGAGTAGACATGGAAGCTGGCACATGAGCAGCAGGCATGAGAGAAATCAACACTAA
- the si:busm1-163l24.3 gene encoding uncharacterized protein si:busm1-163l24.3 has translation MAEMGHTVCVRGLPADLEHERLQDKLLIHFLRERNGGGEISSITIKAKDPCAIIAFEDNRVALSVCNHRPHVLEVDGRMYELSVSFPWQETLHLNKVILDMSVTIDCNHLPLGEETIKTLTERFPGLGINYIKPQRHCTLKGPFSEVNDVVSHLIELLADFEPPSEESLLFARESDRVHLHQKGKDNPPDQPRGLHFGEDVSLHQESRYPSSKVNSVKLLQAQKCSDEKIKDWVDAVDDEALSLIMEADVFAYLCSRSEEYRNILQNHGVHVVDVTSAGVTTLYLQSNAKVKTGSKAAQHMNHARKELSQLYQQVEGNLRRAQIPRSALNLHGEQTAAFKDLESLLPKVLLSFDQTHVYIVGESSEVSQAKQILLFGSPDENLRAKQEISLSSFRSYSPISESETMQMTGASSESSTMTPKMRISAAEKRVRTGEEYKLAARFKNSDMGLLGFGPVERGRTRERQDLTKGINMLTLVSNSGPNLSTDLSLGTAGTVNSDQARASQVSAIKVTSANNVDDDILFQKMEPLSFTGTLKNSGQVSNKVNRTHSVSCTSRVTPAFKAPISTVVDALTGLEKPGKTTGYTVESTTTSNSSLRRANSFSGQPLQKQETQKINEKTCLATNSFRRPRSSSLNSRMSAEALPSSTVSKTVTVPTLMWSYIKEAYHSDLNSLISDLQVSENHIEKYKTMVVLKGSASSKVEECQHELHKLVDVIGLDFCVQSLQLADLGVTEGNDTFKECCLNICSHFSRIVLQHVKDGIFLMGPKSLCSQASEMLKELFPNGFSNSGSLVNTFTHHGSTDESQANASANQMAVKSNSQIRPNQAKSNSDRPAKGRLKGYKSESWNAAYMQSPKPVAKEILKKASDVEISKTAPLPGSGVQLGLKDDWQKPSSLTAQKNQKETTLTLKQTNLPIIKQLGSCVCGENGAQTSCGVFLCSNCIPLHAQCIVCSKMNAARKPSKEIQVHPHKEEQNTEELKGKEAGTRQKQEQGIQGTMRCTELSVSLPGYEQYRTAKITYSIPDGIQGEEHPNPGLPFQGGVFEAYLPLSSKGQGLLQCLEKAFKQGFTFTVCPSNNIGKAKITWSRIPHKTKITGGKSGNGYPDSTYLKDLSEALRTCGIEGV, from the exons ATGGCGGAAATGGGACATACAGTTTGTGTTCGCGGGCTTCCCGCTGATTTGGAGCACGAGCGGCTACAGGATAAACTTCTGATCCATTTTCTGCGCGAGCGGAATGGAGGAGGAGAGATATCATCCATcaccattaaagcaaaagatcCGTGTGCCATCATCGCTTTTGAAGATAACAGAG TTGCTCTCAGTGTGTGCAATCATAGACCACATGTTTTAGAGGTGGATGGCAGGATGTATGAACTATCTGTGAGTTTTCCATGGCAGGAGACACTGCACCTGAACAAG GTAATCCTTGATATGTCTGTGACCATAGACTGCAACCACTTGCCACTGGGTGAAGAGACTATAAAAACTCTCACTGAAAGATTTCCAGGCCTTGGTATCAATTACATTAAGCCTCAGAGGCACTGCACCTTAAAGGGACCCTTCTCAGAGGTTAATGATGTTGTATCTCACTTGATAGAGCTCCTTGCAGACTTTGAACCTCCAAGTGAAGAAAGTTTGTTATTTGCACGAGAAAGTGATAGAGTCCACTTACATCAGAAAGGAAAAGACAACCCTCCAGACCAACCACGTGGACTTCACTTTGGTGAAGATGTTTCTTTGCATCAGGAATCCAGGTATCCAAGTTCAAAAGTGAACAGTGTAAAACTATTACAGGCACAAAAATGCTCTGATGAGAAGATAAAAGACTGGGTAGATGCAGTAGATGACGAGGCTCTGTCTCTAATCATGGAGGCAGATGTATTTGCATATCTATGCAGCAGAAGTGAGGAGTACAGGAATATATTGCAAAACCATGGGGTGCATGTGGTTGATGTCACATCTGCAGGAGTCACCACACTGTACTTGCAATCCAATGCAAAAGTTAAGACTGGGTCAAAAGCAGCACAACACATGAACCATGCCCGCAAGGAGCTGAGTCAGCTTTACCAGCAGGTGGAGGGTAATTTGAGAAGAGCTCAGATTCCAAGAAGTGCCCTTAACCTGCATGGAGAACAAACTGCAGCATTTAAGGACTTAGAGTCATTACTGCCCAAAGTGCTGCTCAGCTTTGATCAGACCCATGTTTATATTGTAGGTGAGAGCAGTGAAGTCTCTCAAGCCAAACAGATCCTCCTGTTTGGTTCACCTGATGAGAACTTGAGAGCAAAGCAAGAAATCTCACTTTCATCATTTCGCTCTTACTCCCCAATTTCTGAATCAGAGACAATGCAGATGACCGGAGCAAGTAGTGAATCCAGTACAATGACTCCTAAAATGAGAATCTCTGCTGCTGAGAAAAGAGTAAGGACTGGGGAGGAATACAAACTGGCTGCTCGATTTAAGAACTCTGACATGGGCTTATTGGGATTTGGCCCTGTAGAAAGAGGGAGAACTAGAGAGCGTCAAGATTTAACCAAAGGCATTAACATGTTAACACTGGTATCAAATTCTGGACCAAACTTATCCACAGATCTCTCCCTTGGTACAGCAGGTACAGTCAATAGCGACCAGGCCAGGGCTTCTCAGGTTAGTGCTATCAAAGTCACTAGTGCAAATAATGTAGACGATGATATCTTGTTTCAGAAGATGGAACCACTGTCCTTTACAGGCACATTGAAAAACAGTGGTCAGGTCTCAAACAAAGTTAATAGAACACATTCTGTAAGTTGTACCTCCAGAGTAACACCTGCATTCAAAGCTCCTATCAGCACAGTTGTGGATGCCCTTACAGGGCTTGAGAAACCGGGCAAGACTACAGGATATACAGTAGAATCTACAACCACCTCTAATTCTTCCTTAAGAAGGGCAAATAGTTTTTCAGGTCAGCCATTACAAAAACAGGAGACACAAAAGATCAATGAGAAGACATGTCTTGCCACAAATTCCTTTAGGAGACCAAGATCCAGTAGCCTAAATAGTAGGATGTCCGCAGAGGCACTTCCAAGCAGCACTGTATCAAAGACAGTCACTGTACCTACATTGATGTGGAGTTATATAAAAGAGGCATATCACTCTGATCTAAATTCTCTGATCTCTGATCTTCAAGTGTCCGAGAACCACATAGAAAAGTATAAGACCATGGTTGTTCTAAAAGGATCAGCATCATCCAAGGTTGAAGAATGTCAGCATGAGCTTCATAAGCTAGTTGATGTGATAGGTTTAGACTTTTGTGTTCAGAGCCTTCAACTGGCAGATCTTGGTGTGACTGAAGGCAATGATACGTTCAAGGAATGCTGCTTGAACATATGCTCACACTTCAGCAGAATTGTACTGCAGCATGTAAAGGATGGTATTTTCCTGATGGGGCCCAAATCACTGTGTTCCCAAGCCAGTGAAATGTTAAAAGAACTGTTTCCTAATGGATTTTCTAATTCTGGATCTTTGGTCAATACCTTCACCCATCATGGAAGTACAGATGAAAGTCAAGCCAATGCATCAGCTAACCAGATGGCAGTTAAAAGCAATAGTCAGATTAGACCAAATCAGGCCAAATCTAATAGTGATAGACCCGCTAAAGGCAGACTTAAAGGATACAAATCTGAGTCCTGGAATGCAGCTTATATGCAATCACCAAAGCCAGTTGCCAAAGAGATTCTTAAGAAGGCTTCAGATGTGGAAATAAGCAAGACCGCCCCATTACCTGGAAGTGGAGTGCAGTTGGGACTGAAGGATGACTGGCAGAAGCCTTCATCGCTCACAGCACAGAAAAACCAAAAAGAAACTACACTGACTTTGAAACAGACCAACTTGCCAATCATTAAACAGTTGGgatcttgtgtgtgtggagagaatGGTGCCCAAACAAGCTGTGGTGTTTTTCTGTGTTCCAACTGTATTCCACTTCATGCTCAGTGTATAGTGTGCTCTAAAATGAATGCAGCCAGAAAACCATCAAAGGAAattcaagttcatccacacaaAGAGGAGCAGAATACAGAAGAGCTCAAAGGAAAAGAAGCTGGCACAAGACAAAAACAGGAACAAGGCATTCAGGGCACCATGAGGTGTACAGAGTTATCAGTGAGCCTGCCAGGGTACGAGCAATACAGAACAGCCAAGATTACCTACTCCATACCTGATGGCATCCAAGGA GAGGAACACCCTAACCCTGGGTTACCATTTCAAGGAGGTGTATTTGAGGCCTATTTGCCACTCAGTTCAAAGGGGCAGGGCTTACTGCAATGCCTGGAGAAAGCATTTAAGCAAGGGTTTACCTTTACTGTTTGCCCAAGTAACAATATTGGCAAAGCAAAAATAACCTGGAGCAGAATCCCGCATAAGACCAAGATCACAGGAGGGAAGAGTGG GAATGGATATCCCGACTCCACATATCTTAAAGACTTGTCTGAGGCATTGAGGACTTGTGGGATTGAAGGGGTTTAA